The stretch of DNA TTTTATCCCTGCACCATATAACCTTCCGCAGGTTTCAAACATTATGCATTTGGTCCTGAGTAATGGTATATTTTTACGCTTTGCAAGCTCTACTGTGTCCATTTGAGGCACCTTGCCCCGTACAAATACCACACCAATAAGGTCAAGGACTTCAACAGTCCTGATAACCTGTGGGTTAGTAAGACCAGTAATAAATAATGCCCTTTCTTTTGCATACGCCAGTACGTCGCTTAAAAGGTCAGATGCAAATGCTGTGTCAACTTCAACACTATTCAGCATTTCTTCGCCAACTATCACATCTGCATTAAGCAATTCCTTGATTTCAGATAGTTTCATAACCTGTTTACATTTTTCCTGTTAAGATGTTGAATATATAACAATATGTACACTTTTTTCATACAATTCTAAATATCACTTTTTAGTCAAGTAATAAATATCAGTTGTTAATCATACCACGGAAATATACAGTAACCGCAGTTAAAATTCCTTTTTCAATATCCAATGAA from Spirochaetota bacterium encodes:
- a CDS encoding DRTGG domain-containing protein, with the translated sequence MKLSEIKELLNADVIVGEEMLNSVEVDTAFASDLLSDVLAYAKERALFITGLTNPQVIRTVEVLDLIGVVFVRGKVPQMDTVELAKRKNIPLLRTKCIMFETCGRLYGAGIK